ATTCCGGCCCCAGCTGGTCGGTGTCTGGGCCGAGGAAGATGCCCAATCTCGGATCGGCCAGCCCCATCTGCGCCGCGCGGATCGATTCGTTGGGCGGATACTGGCCGCAGCGCGTCGCGATTGCCACGAACGCCGGTGCGTTCACGCCCAGCGCGCGAATCGCATCCAGCATGGCCAGGAAGCGCCGCTGATAGACGTCCGTCGGCGTGCCCAGCACGGCGTCGCTTTCGCCCTGATGCCACAGCAGATGGGTGAAGACCAGCCGAGCCTGCCGCGCTTCGCGCACGTTGCGCAGCAGATCTTTGTGCAGGATGCCGCCCGGCGCCCACTGCGCGATCTCCGTCGCGCCGATCGAGGCCGGCACGAACACCACGCGGTCGTAGAGCTTCGCGGCGATGATCTTGTCGCCCAGACGAGTCCACACGCTGCCGCCGTTGCCGTTCGCGCCGGGCAACGGGTCGCGGGCGCGTTCATAGCGGCCGCGAAAGAAGTTGAACACGCCTGGGCCGGCGACGCGTCGGCTCTCGCCCCAGTTGCCGGCGTTCGACTGGCCGAACACGAGCGCCACCATGACGCGGGGGCGCGTCGGTTGGGTCGGCGTAGGCGATTGGGCATGCGCGGCAGGGTGCGTGACCGTTGCGGCGATCAGCATCACCAGCGCTGCCGTCCATTGCAGGAGGAACTGCCGTCGGCTCATCGGGCAACGATGTTGGCGAGGATGATGACGAGCGCCAGACCGGCCAGGGCTGCTGCGGCTACGACGAGCGCGCGCGATAGCCACACGGCCCGTCCATGGCGGCGATGCATGGCCGAGCCGCGCTGTAGCTCGGCTGTGTTGGCCGAGGGTGCGCCGATCACGCTGCTGAGCCACCACGCCCGCGCGCAATAGGCATACTGGGCAATTTCGCTCGCTTGGATCACGCGCTGAGGCCGGAAGTCAGACATCAGAAGTCAGATGGTCAGAAGTCGGAAGTCAGAAGTCAGAAGTCAGAACCCAGAACTCAGAACTCACAGCTCACAGCTCACAGCTCACCCAACCAGTTTGTAGCCGCGGCCGCGCAGCGTAATCAGGTAGCGCGGCTCTTCGGCATTCGGTTCGAGCTTGCTGCGCAGCCGGCTGACCAGCTTCTCGATTCGCGCGTCGTCCACGGCGTCGAGGTAGGTTTCGCCCCACACGTTTGTGACGATGGTGTATTTGTCCACGATCTTGTTCAGCCGGCCGTAGAGCAGCAGCAACAGCTTGTACTCAAGGTCGGTCAGCGGTTCGATCTTGCGGCCGTCAACATAGACCTCGCCGGCGTCCACGTCCACCGTCACGCCGCGCTGCAGATCCTCGCGCGCCAGGCCCTGCCGGTGGATGAACGCGCGCCAGATCTCGCCGACGAGCGGCTCATCTTCTCGTTCGTCTTGACCGAGCAGCCGCTTGTCGCGCAGGACATCCAACGCTTCTGCCGCAGCGGGCATGCCGTGCACGTGACTGATCAGCGCCGATTGTTCGGCCTCACTCAGTTGCGACCACAGCTTGGCGCATTCGGCGCGGATGGGGAGCTGGTCGTCCAGCGCCTGGCGCACGAGCGTGAGCGCGCTCTCGCGCGCGCTATCCGGCACGCCACCCGCGATGCGACGCCACACCTCGGTCGTCGTCTCCAGCAAGCCGGCGTGCCCGCCGGCCTGCTGCACGATGAAAGCGATGTCGGCTTCGGCAGCCGGCGCGCCAGCCGTGAACTCGCGCGCCAGGGCAATGGCGTCGTTGCGATCGAGGAAGCCGATCCAGCGTTCGCGCGTGTCGAATAACTCGATGAACTCACCTGCGTCGGCGCTTTGGCTGATCTGTGTCAGCGGCCGCTCGGTGGCCGTCACATAGACCAGCGCGTTCTTGAAGCGATCCTTCATGGCGCGCAGGTTGAGGAAGATGCGGCCGGATAGCTTCTCGAACGGATCGTCGAACTCGTCGAAGAGTATGACCAGATGCCGGCCGGATTCATCGCACACCCGCTGCAAGGCGTTGTCGAACGCCAGAGGGCTGCGGATCGGGGCAGCCGGCTGCACCACCTGGTGATACGAGTGATCGAGCTGCTCGGCCAGCGCGTCTTGCACGCCCGAGCGCCGCAGCGCGGTGATGATGCTGCGCAGCGTGATCTCGTGCAGCGCCTGCTCGCTGAGTTCGGGCATCAAGTTGCAGTCCACATAGGCGAACAACCCTGCGTCGTTTTCATCGCCGAGCAATTCAGCCTGGACGGCCGGTGTGCAGACCGCGCGCAGCAGCGCCGATTTGCCCGTGTTGCTCAGGCCGACGATCGAAGCGCAGTTGCCCTGCCACACGGCATTCAGGATGAAACGAGCGTCTTGTTCGCGGATCATAGGGCGATCGAGTCGCTGCAACGTATGCGTGTGTATACCGGCGCTCAGTATAATCGCGCCGGCATGCCGGTCTGGCTTTCGGCAGTCATCATCGCTTTCCCCACCTATGGGTATGCGCGCTTGGTGCGCAGCATTGATCGTTTCGAGCAAGAACCTGCCAAATACTTGATCGTCGCCTTCTTGTGGGGCGCGATCCCGGCGGCGTTCATCGCGCTCGTCTTGCAACTGATCTTCTCGCTGCCCATGTCCTACATGTGGGGCGAATCAACATCCGCGACGGTCACCGCGGTCGTCTTCGCACCGTTGACGGAGGAATGGGCCAAGGGCCTGGCCGTTGCCGCGGTTTACCTTTGGCGCCGGCGCGAGTTCGACGGTTGGGTGGACGGCATTGTGTACGGCTCGACGGTGGGCTTCGGTTTCGCCTACGTCGAGAACATCATCTACCTGGCCGGCACGGAGTCACTCGGGGAATGGATCCAACTGTTCGTCGTGCGCGTGATCGTGTTGGGCTTTATGCACGGTTTCTACACCTCGCTCATCGGCATTGGCTTTGGCCTAGCGCGCCATGCGCCATCGCGGTCGCGCGCACTTGGGTTCATCGCACTTGGTTGGATCGCGGCGACCGTCACGCATGCGATCCACAACGCATCCGTTACGCTGGTCGAGGCGAGCAGCGGTTCGACGTTGCTCGTCACCATGCTCAACTATGGGCTCTTGATCGCCCTGATGTTGGGTCTGCGCTGGCTGAGCGCGCGCAACGATCGCCAGATGTTCCGGACGTATCTCGCCGATGAGTCGCCGGAGGTGATTACGCCGGAGGCTTATGCCGCCCTCGTGGGCGTGCGAGCGAACGCTGGACCGCGCAATGTGCCGCGACTCGATGGATCGTTTTATCATCTCGCAGGCGAGCTGGCGCAGCGTAAGCGACAGCTCATCCAATACGGCGAAGGGACGGGCGAAGAGATAGATCGCCTGCGCGCCCAACTCCGCGGCCTGAGCTCCCCGCGCCTCCAGATGGCGTCCACGTCGAGGTCACTGGATGCTGCCGATCGCGACCAGGGCGGATAAGGTGGGCGTCTCGCTGCCGCCGGCCGGTTCGATGGTCACGCCGGCCTGGTCGAATGCACCGATCCGATCGGCTGCGCGCACGATCAACTTGCCTGCACCGTTGGCGTCCACGCTAAACGTGCCGGCCGGCACGGGCTGCCCGCTGCGCAACAGCCAGAATTGATAGGTCTGGTTTGGCGTGAGTGGTTTTAGCCCACTGACGGTCAACAGGCCGGTCGCTTCGGTTGGCGCGGCAACAAGGATGATCTGTGCAGCTGCCGGCGCGTTCTCGGCGACAGGCAGCGAGACGACGCGCAAGCCAGGGGACTGCAACAGTGCCAGCTCCTGCTGCGCCTGAGCCAGTTGGCCCTGCAAAGATGTCGCCCACACGCCGAGGCCGATGGCAATCAGGATCGCGGCTGCGGCTAGGGCTGCCGTGATCGGGAACAATGCCTGCTTCAAGCGTTCCCACGCGCTTTCGCGTCGAGCCGGCATGCCTTGAGAAGCTAGATCGGCGTCTACCCTGGCCATCAGCCGTCGCTTGATGTGCGCCGGCGGCTCGACCTCGCCGGCGCTTGCGTTGAGCCGATCCACTGCTGCGCGCATCTCGTCGAGCAAAGCGCGCGCCCGGGCATCGGCCGCCAGCCGACGCTCCACTGCGGCGCGGTCGTCGGCGTCAAGCGCGTTCAGCGCATACAGGGCGATCAGATCCTCGACCGGATCGGCGTTCGCTCTGGTTGAATTCTCGCTCATGTCACTCATACTGCCTTACGCCTCAAGCGTTCAGGCCGGCCAGCAGCGCCTTGAGTTTGATCAACCCCAATCGGGCGCGCGTGTGGATGGTGCCCAACGGCTCGTTTAGTCTTTGCGCAATCTCCTGGCGCGTGTAGCCTCCGAAGTATGCCATCTCGATGACAGCACGTTGCGCCTCCGGCAATCCGGCCAATGCCGCCTGGACTTGCTCGCTTTGCACGTTGGCCCAGACCTGATCCTGTGTGTCGGCGCTGGGGTCGGGGAGCGGTTGCGTTTCGCTTTCCGGCGCATCCAGCTCAACGGTTGCGCCGCGGCTGCGCTGCCGGCGCAACTCATCCACCGCGCAATGATGCACGATCGCCAGCACCCACGCCGACACGCCCGCGCGGTTGGGGTCGTATGATTTGGCTGACCGCCACACCCGCCAGAAGGCTTCCTGAACCACGTCCTCGGCGGTGGCGCGATCGCCTACCAACCGTATGGCCAGGCCGAAGGCCTTCGCGGCATACCGGTCGTAGAGCTGCTCGAAAGCGTCGCGATCGCTTCTCGCAATCCGCGCAGCGAGTTCGGCGTCGCTGACCGCGCTGAGTGATCTCATGTGCTTGGCCGATTCATCTGACATCGTGTTGATCATCACGCGTTGTCGGCGGGCT
The window above is part of the Candidatus Roseilinea sp. genome. Proteins encoded here:
- a CDS encoding protease PrsW, which codes for MRVYTGAQYNRAGMPVWLSAVIIAFPTYGYARLVRSIDRFEQEPAKYLIVAFLWGAIPAAFIALVLQLIFSLPMSYMWGESTSATVTAVVFAPLTEEWAKGLAVAAVYLWRRREFDGWVDGIVYGSTVGFGFAYVENIIYLAGTESLGEWIQLFVVRVIVLGFMHGFYTSLIGIGFGLARHAPSRSRALGFIALGWIAATVTHAIHNASVTLVEASSGSTLLVTMLNYGLLIALMLGLRWLSARNDRQMFRTYLADESPEVITPEAYAALVGVRANAGPRNVPRLDGSFYHLAGELAQRKRQLIQYGEGTGEEIDRLRAQLRGLSSPRLQMASTSRSLDAADRDQGG
- the rskA gene encoding anti-sigma-K factor RskA is translated as MSDMSENSTRANADPVEDLIALYALNALDADDRAAVERRLAADARARALLDEMRAAVDRLNASAGEVEPPAHIKRRLMARVDADLASQGMPARRESAWERLKQALFPITAALAAAAILIAIGLGVWATSLQGQLAQAQQELALLQSPGLRVVSLPVAENAPAAAQIILVAAPTEATGLLTVSGLKPLTPNQTYQFWLLRSGQPVPAGTFSVDANGAGKLIVRAADRIGAFDQAGVTIEPAGGSETPTLSALVAIGSIQ
- a CDS encoding DNA-directed RNA polymerase sigma-70 factor — its product is MINTMSDESAKHMRSLSAVSDAELAARIARSDRDAFEQLYDRYAAKAFGLAIRLVGDRATAEDVVQEAFWRVWRSAKSYDPNRAGVSAWVLAIVHHCAVDELRRQRSRGATVELDAPESETQPLPDPSADTQDQVWANVQSEQVQAALAGLPEAQRAVIEMAYFGGYTRQEIAQRLNEPLGTIHTRARLGLIKLKALLAGLNA